One genomic segment of Ctenopharyngodon idella isolate HZGC_01 chromosome 7, HZGC01, whole genome shotgun sequence includes these proteins:
- the irx5a gene encoding iroquois-class homeodomain protein IRX-5a isoform X2, translating into MAYPQGYLYQPSASLALYSCPAYSTSVISGPRTEELGRSSSGSAFAPYAGSTAFTSASPGYNSHLPYSADAAAAATFTSYVSSPYDHTTGMAGSIGYHPYAAPLGSYPYGDPAYRKNATRDATATLKAWLNEHRKNPYPTKGEKIMLAIITKMTLTQVSTWFANARRRLKKENKMTWTPRNRSEDEEEDENIDLEKNDDDEPNKPTDKGDSTDTEIINLSTQGRYHATDLKTRLMLKILIHL; encoded by the exons ATGGCGTACCCTCAGGGCTACTTGTATCAGCCATCCGCCTCTTTGGCACTCTATTCGTGTCCTGCCTACAGTACAAGCGTGATATCGGGACCCCGGACTGAGGAGCTAGGGAGATCTTCCTCTGGCTCAGCTTTCGCTCCCTATGCCGGATCTACAGCGTTCACCAGCGCCTCGCCAGGCTACAATTCCCATCTCCCGTACAGTGCTGATGCGGCCGCCGCCGCCACTTTCACTTCTTATGTG AGCTCCCCGTATGACCACACGACAGGCATGGCCGGATCTATAGGGTATCATCCTTACGCTGCTCCCTTGGGCTCGTACCCGTATGGAGACCCAGCTTACCGCAAGAATGCTACCCGGGACGCCACAGCCACTTTGAAAGCTTGGCTTAACGAGCACCGGAAAAACCCGTACCCCACCAAAGGCGAGAAGATCATGCTGGCCATCATTACTAAAATGACCCTCACTCAAGTGTCCACCTGGTTCGCCAACGCCAGAAGGAGGCTAAAGAAAGAGAACAAGATGACCTGGACCCCACGGAACCGGAGCGAGGACGAGGAAGAGGACGAAAACATTGATCTAGAGAAAAACGACGACGACGAGCCAAACAAGCCCACGGACAAGGGAGACTCCACAGACACAGAG atcATAAACTTATCAACCCAGGGGAGATACCATGCGACAGATTTAAAGACGAGACTCATGCTAAAGATCTTGATCCACCTTTGA
- the irx5a gene encoding iroquois-class homeodomain protein IRX-5a isoform X1: MAYPQGYLYQPSASLALYSCPAYSTSVISGPRTEELGRSSSGSAFAPYAGSTAFTSASPGYNSHLPYSADAAAAATFTSYVSSPYDHTTGMAGSIGYHPYAAPLGSYPYGDPAYRKNATRDATATLKAWLNEHRKNPYPTKGEKIMLAIITKMTLTQVSTWFANARRRLKKENKMTWTPRNRSEDEEEDENIDLEKNDDDEPNKPTDKGDSTDTEADHKLINPGEIPCDRFKDETHAKDLDPPLTDSELKDTEERTDLLAEQAKPTTSSPPVLQRGNDLITQEKPSEPGHAASTGNSNVTSVIHSPPSAPKPKLWSLAEIATSSDRCKGSSEAPQAAGLGQSTVIASAASPSRSSPQCPLPNNTVLSRPIYYTSPFYPGYTNYSTFGHLHSSHGTNTSSTAHFNGLSQTVLNRAEALVRESKVRSQTQVDLCKDSPYELKKGMSNI; the protein is encoded by the exons ATGGCGTACCCTCAGGGCTACTTGTATCAGCCATCCGCCTCTTTGGCACTCTATTCGTGTCCTGCCTACAGTACAAGCGTGATATCGGGACCCCGGACTGAGGAGCTAGGGAGATCTTCCTCTGGCTCAGCTTTCGCTCCCTATGCCGGATCTACAGCGTTCACCAGCGCCTCGCCAGGCTACAATTCCCATCTCCCGTACAGTGCTGATGCGGCCGCCGCCGCCACTTTCACTTCTTATGTG AGCTCCCCGTATGACCACACGACAGGCATGGCCGGATCTATAGGGTATCATCCTTACGCTGCTCCCTTGGGCTCGTACCCGTATGGAGACCCAGCTTACCGCAAGAATGCTACCCGGGACGCCACAGCCACTTTGAAAGCTTGGCTTAACGAGCACCGGAAAAACCCGTACCCCACCAAAGGCGAGAAGATCATGCTGGCCATCATTACTAAAATGACCCTCACTCAAGTGTCCACCTGGTTCGCCAACGCCAGAAGGAGGCTAAAGAAAGAGAACAAGATGACCTGGACCCCACGGAACCGGAGCGAGGACGAGGAAGAGGACGAAAACATTGATCTAGAGAAAAACGACGACGACGAGCCAAACAAGCCCACGGACAAGGGAGACTCCACAGACACAGAGGCAG atcATAAACTTATCAACCCAGGGGAGATACCATGCGACAGATTTAAAGACGAGACTCATGCTAAAGATCTTGATCCACCTTTGACAGACTCGGAATTAAAAGACACAGAGGAGCGGACGGATTTGCTCGCAGAGCAAGCGAAACCCACCACCTCCTCTCCCCCCGTCCTACAGAGAGGGAATGATCTCATTACGCAAGAAAAGCCCTCAGAACCGGGCCACGCCGCAAGCACGGGGAACAGCAACGTAACGTCTGTTATTCATTCTCCCCCTTCGGCGCCCAAACCCAAACTCTGGTCTCTGGCCGAGATCGCCACGTCTTCGGACAGGTGCAAAGGGAGCAGTGAGGCTCCACAGGCCGCGGGGCTGGGTCAAAGCACAGTCATAGCCAGCGCTGCCTCGCCGAGCCGTTCCTCCCCTCAGTGCCCTCTCCCTAATAACACGGTCCTTTCTCGGCCTATTTACTACACGTCCCCTTTTTACCCGGGCTACACGAACTATAGCACTTTCGGACACCTCCACAGCAGCCACGGCACCAACACCAGCTCAACGGCACATTTCAATGGATTAAGCCAGACTGTTTTAAACAGAGCCGAGGCTCTGGTAAGAGAGAGCAAAGTAAGAAGCCAAACACAGGTAGATCTTTGTAAAGACTCACCTTATGAGCTAAAGAAAGGTATGTCAAACATTTAA